In the genome of Planctomyces sp. SH-PL62, the window CCGACTTGCTCGGGGCGTCGGCCATGTCGGCCGCGCGGTGGGTCGCCAGGGCCTGGAGCTTGTCGGCATGGCGGCTCAACGGGTGGTTGGACATGTAGAAGCCGAGCGCCTTCTTCTCGCCGCCGAGCAGCTCGACGTCGGGGAGCTCCGGGATGTCCGGCAGGTGGGCGACCGGGGCCGCGCCGGAGGAGGCGCCGTCGCCGGGGACGTCGACCTCGTCGAACAGCCCACGCTGGCCGCGTTTGCGGTCCTCCTGCTTGGACTGCCCGGCCTGCATCGCGCGGGGGAGGATGGAGAGGAGCTGGGAGCGGCGGGCGCCCAGGAAGTCGAAGGCCCCGGCGCGGATGAGGGTCTCGGCGGCCCCGGCACCGACCTCCTTGATGGAGACGCGCTCGAAGAAGTCTTCGAGGCTCAGGAACGGCCCGTCCTTGTCCCGAGCCTTGAGGATCGCCTCGACGGCCTTGCCCCCCACTCCCTTGATGGCCTCCAGGCCGAACTCGACCTTCCCCTCGGTATGGACGGTGAAGGTCGCCCCCCCCTGGTTGATGTTCGGCGGCAGGACCTCGATCCCCATCCGGCGGCAGTCTTCGATGTGTTCGACGAAGAACTTGTCGCGCTCGGCGCCCCCCATCTCGGACGAGAGGACGGCGGCCATGTACTCGGTCGGGTAGTGGGACTTGAGGTAGGCCGTCTGGTAGGCCACCAAGGCGTAGGCGGTGCTGTGCGACTTGTTGAAGCCGTAGCCGCCGAAGAACTCGATCAGCTCGAAGATCCGCGCCGCCTTGTCGCGCTCCAGGCCTTTCTCGACGGCCCCCTTGATGAACTGGCCGCGGCCCTCGGCGATGATCTCGGTCTTCTTCTTGGAGATGGCCTTGATGCAGGCGTACGCCTTGGAGAGTTCGATGTCTCCCAGGCGGTTGAGGATCCGCATGACCTGTTCCTGGTAGACCATCACTCCGTAGGTCTCTTCCAGGACGTCCTGCAACACGGGGTGCAGGTACGAGGCCTGCTTGCGCTTGTTCTTGACGTCGACGTATTCGTCGACCATGCCGCCGTTGAGCGGGCCCGGGCGGTAGAGGGCGTTGGTGGCGATGATGTCGGCGAAGCGGTCGGGCTTCATCTTGACCAGGAGGTCGCGGATGCCGGCCGATTCGAGCTGGAACACCCCCTTGGTCTCGCCGCGCTGGAGGAGCTCGAACGCCTTGGCGTCGTCGAGCGGCAGCGAGCCGATGTCGAGGGGGTTGTCGGGGAAGCGTTCGCCGATGATTCGGACGGCGGCCTGGAGCGTGGTGAGGTTGCGGAGGCCCAGGAAGTCCATCTTCAGGAGGCCGGCCTTCTCGACGTCCCCCATGCCCCACTGGGTGCAGAGGACCTCCTCCTTGTCGCCGCGACGGATCACTTGTAGCGGCACGAGCGACTCCAGCGGCTGGTCGGCGATGACCACGCCGGCCGCGTGCGTGCTGGCGTTCCGCGCCGAGCCTTCGAGCCGCCGGGCGAAGTCGAGGAGCCTCTGGATTTCAGGGTCCTGCTCGGCCATCCGCTTGAGCGCCGGTTCCTCGACGATCGCCTCGTCGAGCGTGATGTTCAGCCGGGTCGGGATCAGCTTGTTGATCTCCTCGACCCGCGACAGCGGCAGATTCATCGCGCGGCCGACGTCCTTGATCGCGGCCTTGGCCTTCATGGTGCCGAAGGTGCCGATCTGCGCGACGTTGGCGTCGCCGTACTTGCGGCGGACGTACTCGATGACCTCGTACCGGCGCTCCTGGCAGAGGTCGATGTCGATGTCCGGCGCCTCGGAGCGGTTGGGGTCCAGGAACCGCTCGAACAGCAAGTCGTACTTGATCGGGCAGACGTCGCTCAATCGCAGGACGTAGCTGACCAGCGCGCCGCAGGCCGATCCTCTCGCCAGCGCCGGGATGTTGTTCTCCCGCGCGTATCGCACGAAGTCCCAGACGATCAGGAAGTACGACGCGAAGCCCATTCGGTTGATCGTGCCCAGCTCGTGATCGAGCCGCGCGCGAACCTCCGGCGGCGGCGGATCCGGGTAGCGTTCCCGGAGCCCCTGTTCGCAGAGTTCGAGCAGGTACGCTTCGGGCGACTTCTCGTCCGGGGGCTGGAACGAGGGGAACTGGCGCTTGCCCAGCTCGGCGCTGGTGTAATTCTCCTCGACCATCTCGGCGATCAGGGCCGACTGCTTCAGGGCCTCCTCGAAGCCCGGGGCCGCGGCGTACATCTCGTCCGGCGAACGGACGTGGAACTGGTCGGAGATCCGGCCCTCGTCGTTGATGAACCGGGGCTTGTCCAGCGGCTGGTCGATCGTCTTGCCGGTGTTGATGCAGAGCAAAACGTCGTGCGAGAGGTTGTCGTCTTGCCGGAGGTAGTGGGCGTCGCTGGTGGCGACGATCGGCATCCCGAGCTTCCGCGCCACGTCGACCTGGCGCTCCCGCGCGTCGCGCTGGATTTGCAGGCCGTTGTCCTGGATCTCGATGTAGAAGTTCCCTTCGCCGAAGGTCTTCTGATACCAGATCGCCAGATTCTCGGCCTGCTCGAAGCGGTCTCGCAAAAGGTGCTGCGAGAATTCCGACCCCACGCAGCCCGAGAGGCAGATGAGCCCCTCGCTGTAGCGGGCGAGCAACTCCTTGTCGACTCGGGGCTTGTAGTAGTACCCCTCCTGGTAAGACCGCGAGGAGAGCCGCAGCAGGTTGCGGAACCCGACGCCGTTCTTCGCCAGCAGCGTCAGGTGGTACGCGAACTTCTCGTCCCCCGACCCGTTCGTCGAGCGGTCCGACCGCTTGCCCGGCGCGACGTACGCCTCGATCCCCACGATCGGCTTGATCCCGGCGTACTTCGCCTCGCGGAGGAACTCCACCGCGCCGAACAGGTTGCCGTGGTCCGTCACCGCGACCGCCGACATCCCGCTCGCCTTCACATGCTTGACCAGGTCCGGCAGCTTGTTCGCCCCGTCGAGCAAGCTGTAATGGCTATGGCAGTGAAGATGGCAGAACGGTCGGCTCGACATTCCGGTTTGCTCCATGCGGGGGGATGACGCGGATTCTTCGTGTACCCGCGTCCAGTCCATTATATCATACGAGGCCAGCACCCGGGAGTCGGGCCGCGTCCTTAGGAGATCGGCCGAGGGGCCTGGTCGGTCGTGCGCCCGACGGCGTCGGTCTTCGCTCCTCGATCCGCGAGCCGGAGGTGATGAAGACCGAAGTCCCCCTCAATGCGGATGCGGGTGGTCGTGCCCGTGCGAATGTGGGTGGCCGTCGGCGACGGGGGCGGCGGCGGCGAGGACGAGGCGGCCGGTCTCGACGCCCTTGGTGCCGATGAGGGCGTCGGCCAGGCGGTGGACGAGCGAGGCGCGGCCGCGGAGGAGGATCACTTCGAGGCAACGGGCGGAGTCGAGGTGGACGTGGGTGGTGGTCACGACCATCTCCAGGTGTTCGTGCTGGATTTCGGTCAGTCGCTTGGCGATCCGGGAGGCGTGGTGGTCGTAGATCAGGGTGACGACCCCCATCGCGTCGGTCGCCCCCTCGTCGATCGCCTCGTCGATGAGGGCGTCGCGCATGAGGCCGCGGACGGCCTCGCTGCGGTTGGCGTAGCGATGACGTTCGCGGTAGTCGTCGAATTTTCGGAGCAGTTCGCCGCCGATGGCGACGCTGAAACGGACCAGGCTTTCTTTCACGGCTCGATCCTCCCGGCGTCGTGTGGACGCTCTCAGCCAGAGAACGGCACGTCGACCCACGCGCCATCCTCGCGGGCGCTGGCGACGGCCGCGTCCAGGAACGCCATCACGGCGACGCCGTCGATGATCCCGGGGTGGTCGAACGGCTTCGGGGCGTCCTCACCGCGACGGCCCCGGATCGACCATTCGATCGTGCGGTGCAGGTTGGCGAGGGCCTCGTGGAAACCTTCCGGGTGGCCGCAGGGCATCCGGAGATAGGGCCGGATCGAGGCCGGCATGTAACTGTAGTCGGCTCCGGCGCGGTACACCGCGACGGGGCGGTCGGCCACGAAATGCTCGAGCTGGGTGAAGTGGGTGTGCCGCCACTGGAGCGTGCCGGCGGTGCCGATCACGCGGAATCCGTTGTCGTTCTCGGCCCCGATGCTGATCTGCGAGGCCGTCACGGTGGCGATCGCGCCGTTGTTCAGCTCGGCGAAGACGGCGAAGTCGTCGTCGAGCGGTCGGCCGGGGACGACGGACTTCATCCTCGCCGACAGCTTCGTCGCGTGCAGGCCGGCCACGAACCGGATGAACTCATAAGCGTGAGAGCCGATGTCGCCCCCGCAGCCCGAAGCGCCCGCCTGCGCCGGGTCGGTCCGCCACGACGCCTGCTTGTTCCCCGTCTCCTCGCGACGGGAGGCGAGCCAGCCCTGGGGATACCAGGCCTCGATCTTGCGGACCTCGCCGACGAGCCCGTCGCGCACCAGCTCGCGCGCGAACATGATCATCGGATAGCCGGTGTAGGTGTGGGCGACGACG includes:
- the nikR gene encoding nickel-responsive transcriptional regulator NikR produces the protein MKESLVRFSVAIGGELLRKFDDYRERHRYANRSEAVRGLMRDALIDEAIDEGATDAMGVVTLIYDHHASRIAKRLTEIQHEHLEMVVTTTHVHLDSARCLEVILLRGRASLVHRLADALIGTKGVETGRLVLAAAAPVADGHPHSHGHDHPHPH
- the dnaE gene encoding DNA polymerase III subunit alpha translates to MSSRPFCHLHCHSHYSLLDGANKLPDLVKHVKASGMSAVAVTDHGNLFGAVEFLREAKYAGIKPIVGIEAYVAPGKRSDRSTNGSGDEKFAYHLTLLAKNGVGFRNLLRLSSRSYQEGYYYKPRVDKELLARYSEGLICLSGCVGSEFSQHLLRDRFEQAENLAIWYQKTFGEGNFYIEIQDNGLQIQRDARERQVDVARKLGMPIVATSDAHYLRQDDNLSHDVLLCINTGKTIDQPLDKPRFINDEGRISDQFHVRSPDEMYAAAPGFEEALKQSALIAEMVEENYTSAELGKRQFPSFQPPDEKSPEAYLLELCEQGLRERYPDPPPPEVRARLDHELGTINRMGFASYFLIVWDFVRYARENNIPALARGSACGALVSYVLRLSDVCPIKYDLLFERFLDPNRSEAPDIDIDLCQERRYEVIEYVRRKYGDANVAQIGTFGTMKAKAAIKDVGRAMNLPLSRVEEINKLIPTRLNITLDEAIVEEPALKRMAEQDPEIQRLLDFARRLEGSARNASTHAAGVVIADQPLESLVPLQVIRRGDKEEVLCTQWGMGDVEKAGLLKMDFLGLRNLTTLQAAVRIIGERFPDNPLDIGSLPLDDAKAFELLQRGETKGVFQLESAGIRDLLVKMKPDRFADIIATNALYRPGPLNGGMVDEYVDVKNKRKQASYLHPVLQDVLEETYGVMVYQEQVMRILNRLGDIELSKAYACIKAISKKKTEIIAEGRGQFIKGAVEKGLERDKAARIFELIEFFGGYGFNKSHSTAYALVAYQTAYLKSHYPTEYMAAVLSSEMGGAERDKFFVEHIEDCRRMGIEVLPPNINQGGATFTVHTEGKVEFGLEAIKGVGGKAVEAILKARDKDGPFLSLEDFFERVSIKEVGAGAAETLIRAGAFDFLGARRSQLLSILPRAMQAGQSKQEDRKRGQRGLFDEVDVPGDGASSGAAPVAHLPDIPELPDVELLGGEKKALGFYMSNHPLSRHADKLQALATHRAADMADAPSKSEVTLGGMITNVQVRNVQKSRSGLTRMAKFTFEDLSGSTPAMLWPEEFAKLGDLIANDAIGFIKGTIDRRREPAEIVVSRFIPIENADAELARGVIITLHKGVQQQEDLERLLRIVRVRPGNLDLYLEIFGIEHVRRVIYRAGSSLKVRFDDRMVSEMGQVVGVGNVRLLGARGATARADASSAAPARAPVAVAVMAGADAMDDMNDSDDD
- a CDS encoding Gfo/Idh/MocA family protein, translating into MMKRRKLRVGMVGGGGSNSFFGAPHRRAILMDNTSDLTAGALRSKPDDSLAAAAELYFPRGYPDWKTLVEREAALPDDERIDYLTIVTPNDAHVGPAEAAATVGIPVLCEKPLTTNLDEARRLHAAVQAAEIPFVVAHTYTGYPMIMFARELVRDGLVGEVRKIEAWYPQGWLASRREETGNKQASWRTDPAQAGASGCGGDIGSHAYEFIRFVAGLHATKLSARMKSVVPGRPLDDDFAVFAELNNGAIATVTASQISIGAENDNGFRVIGTAGTLQWRHTHFTQLEHFVADRPVAVYRAGADYSYMPASIRPYLRMPCGHPEGFHEALANLHRTIEWSIRGRRGEDAPKPFDHPGIIDGVAVMAFLDAAVASAREDGAWVDVPFSG